The genomic segment CTGGGATGTAATCTTACTATCATATAGAGTGCAACTAGCGAGTGCTCCAGCAATGCTCGGTGGagtcatttgtttacttttggtTCTCACATCACCAACTGCGAGCGTCTCCTGCTTAGTAGCCTGGGTGTATTCAGCGGTGTCTTTGCCTCAAGTGGTGAAGCAGATCTATTGATTCCACCTTCAGTGAGAATAGTTTTCGTGCATATTTTGCAAAGTAACGTATTTAGTTGGAAGTAGCCTTTTTAGGTTCTAAAATCATTGCCTTGCTCTCAAATATCTGTATTTGAGCAATTGTTGTGTGCACTGGGAACACTTCtaacactttaaaacaaactATATGAAGCGTTATGTTAATAAGCAATCTCACTAAATTATTTGCATCACAGCTTGTGATCATTTATGACTGTAGATACATGTAgattattctttttctctctttttttggctGCATGTATTAAACTCTTACTTGCTTATGCTCATCATCATCTGTTCCCTGATCCTAAATATTTCTCTAACTTTACAGAATCCCATTCACCATTCAGCGTCTGTGTGAACTCCTTATGGACCCCAAGCGAAACTACACAGGAACAGACAAGTTTCTCAGGGGTTTGGAGAAGGTGAGCAATAAACCATATTATCTTAGTATTTGAACAAAAAGATAAACAATATTAGCATATCAGAATGTAAATGTACATTTCATGGCTTGAAAAAATAGCTtatattttttctccttttcagaATGTAATGGTGGTGAGCTGTATGTACCCCACATCAGAGTGAGTACATTGGCTGTTAAGATTCTGTTTCCTTTGCTCTTCTGTGTGCTGTATTTTTCTCAAGCTGCTTCTGTTGACAGTAATGGTCCCCTGAGATTTTATGCATTGTTATTGAGTCACACTTACAGCAGCCATTTAACAgccagttgtttttttgtgcctTTCTACCTCTTTAAAGGAAAAATGGGGCATCCAGTATAAACAGAATGAATGGGGTGATGTTTCCTGGCAACTCTTCTCTGTATACAGACAGGTGGGTGCAAAATGTCAGTGACTGATTTATACAAATTTGAAATTGCTTCATAAACTGCTAGCAAGTGGGAAAATTTTAAAGCCAAATAACATAAGTAAAACCACAGTATAGTAAAGACAAAGCTATCTTGCCTGTCAGAAATAATAGTTTGTTCTTTTGGAGTAGAAATGTGAATGGGCCAGGCACACCAAAACCACTTAACAGACCAAAGCTGTCATTGCCAACATCACTTTCCACCAACGGGCTCCCTGATTGTCCAGTCAGCAAAGAACCAGAGCCAGCCACAGAGGGGGTGGAGGAGCAGTGCGTAAGGTAAATTGTTTGATCTGGTAATATGTCCTATCAAGAGTGTATTATACTCTTGACACACTACTACACTACACTAATTCctgctttttagttttttgttagtTGTTTTATATCTCCTCTGTAAAAACCTCCTTTTAAGGTTTTTACAGAGGAGAGATCACCTCTTGACCTCTCGTTTATAATTAGGTTTTGTCAAGACTCTgccttaagaaaaaaacaaacaaagagcaaCTCATTGGCTGGCATTTCAGTATATAATCTGTTTAACAGCTTTTACTGTGTTTGTTTCAGTGAAACCTCACTATCAGAAGGTGAGATGACACCAAATAGTGGGATAAAGAATAAACACCCAGAAGAAGAGGATTCTGATGGTGATAAGCAAGAGGTGAAGAGACTGAAATTTGATGAAACGGAGGAGAATGaaacaacaaatgaaaaaaatgagtcGTCTTGTCATCAAGGGCCAGAGAGCTCGCCAGAGAGCTCGCCAGAGACACCAGAGTCTTCAAAGCACTCCTGTGGTCAAGAATACAAAAGTGGAACATCTTGTAACACACCTAGTGTATCGGACAATCATGGTATGTGTTCATGATCCTTATTTAGGCTATTTTATAACTTCTGACACTACAGTAATTGATAGTGTCTTCATAATAGTTGCATTCTTATAAGTCCAAATACACAGGGGCTTATATGTGTTGCAAAAAAGACAACATAGATCTTTTTAGTACAGATCTCTTGGATGATGTTATTTCTCTGTAGTAGAACATAAATACAAACTAACTAAAACCTAGTTAGCCTAAAGTTAAAGCAATATTTCTGTGCCTTtcaaacaggcaaatgttctgAATAGTTTTGTGAAAATCTCTCACCTTATACCTTCTTAGCTTCTGATAAAGGTGCATTGATGTGTCTTCCCATATTGAAGTATTATTGCTCTCTGTGCCACTTCTTTAAAAAGGTTTATATTTTAGATCCACTTCACAGATTCTTGTTGAAATACTTATTTTGCCCACTTTACAACACTAGTCTTTAAATTGACATATTTAGCTGGATAGCCTACAAGTTAGTTGCCGCAGAATGTCACTTAAAACATCATGTTAAAATACCTTCTACTTTGCTTCCAGAGCCAAGCAGCACACAATCAGGACCCTCTGAGGTGGAAGAAGACTCATCTGAGGATACAGCTGACCACATTCTGAAGAGCGATAGCACTGTGGACGAATCTGAGCAGCCTGTTCCATCAGAGGAAAGTTTTGAGCCGGACAGTGGGGAAGGAAACAGCAGCGATGGAGATGACTTAAGCAGTGACAAGCAGATCCCCTCTTCCAGTAATTCACCAGACTTGTCAACAGAGGGCGTTGCTGGCATTTCAAACAGTGCAGAGACTGCAATAGAGCCTGGGGAACTTGACTAACTTCAAGGCCTGTCTGCcatctgactttgttttttctttttttacactgTATGATACCACACCAAGGGTATATCTGTAGCACTGTGGACCTGTAAGGACCAAGAGTGATGTGAACCTCTAGATTCCTCACAGAAGGATCTTTTTGTCCTAATCAGTTTCAATTCTCAAGGCCACACATCACCTGGTCTTTAAACTGGAAGGCATGGATGTAAAAGAAGATTACGGAGACTGCCTTTTTCACTGTTGACTAAAAGTTTTTCTAATCCTTTTTCCTTGATTTTTATATCTGAACGTAATAATTTAACCCTAATAACTAATGTAACTGATGTACTCTGAATTTTCATTATTCATTCGGCATGTATTTCCATAAAGATATGTTTGATAGAGTTTGTTTTAGCCTAAGCACAGTTGTTTTGACTATCTCACTAATGAATGTGTCTCTCTTAAGGTGAACGAGGACACCTGCCATATAGAATGTGAAGCAATGCTTCACATATGTCTGTTTGCTTTTTCTATGAAGCACATACCGTAAATATATTTCTTATTAACATTATCTTGCACTTGTCAGCTTTGACCCCTTGAAGGATGTGGAAAATGTTATAGTTTTGGTTTTCATTCTATGAAGCCAGTATAAAACGGTATTGTAGTAACCAGTTT from the Pelmatolapia mariae isolate MD_Pm_ZW linkage group LG20, Pm_UMD_F_2, whole genome shotgun sequence genome contains:
- the LOC134618699 gene encoding serine/threonine-protein phosphatase 4 regulatory subunit 2-A-like, which codes for MDIDALLEAFQDFEKKGKKDTCPLLEQFLCHIAKTGQPMIPWSQFKTYFMFKLEKVMDDFHVATPEQRGPHNPNVEFVPFEEMKKRILKIVDGYNGIPFTIQRLCELLMDPKRNYTGTDKFLRGLEKNVMVVSCMYPTSEKNGASSINRMNGVMFPGNSSLYTDRNVNGPGTPKPLNRPKLSLPTSLSTNGLPDCPVSKEPEPATEGVEEQCVSETSLSEGEMTPNSGIKNKHPEEEDSDGDKQEVKRLKFDETEENETTNEKNESSCHQGPESSPESSPETPESSKHSCGQEYKSGTSCNTPSVSDNHEPSSTQSGPSEVEEDSSEDTADHILKSDSTVDESEQPVPSEESFEPDSGEGNSSDGDDLSSDKQIPSSSNSPDLSTEGVAGISNSAETAIEPGELD